The genomic window CATGACGTCCCCCGCTCCGAAATCTTGCCGCCCCCGCGGTTATTCCACGCTGAAAACGAAGCCCGCCGCTGCACGAGACAGCTGTAACGTGTTCCCCACCGTCTTCACCGAATAGCCATCCGGCACCGTTGCAAAGGTCCCGGCGACGCTGGTTGCCGTGAGAATAGTGAGCGTCTGTCCGACCACCGGTTTGGGCCCGTTGACCGCCAGAATGGCCCCAGTAATATCCGCGGTGCCCGCCACCGCCACGACATCATTGGAACTCGCCGTCAGATCCACGGAGAGGATGCCGCCGCTCTCCACCAGGAGGTTTCCACCCACATTGAAGGTCGACATGATGTTCGTGGTGGTCCCCGGAGCCAACGTTCCGCCGGTTTTGACGGTTACATTGCCACCCACACCGACGCCATCAAGCGTGCCGGAGCCAGCGACGGTCACGCTCCCGGTGCCAAGCGAACCGCACGCAGGAAATCTCACGCTATAATTCGTGGTTGAACTCGCATTCACTGTCAAAGTGACTTGACTCGCGCTATCAATTGACTTGATGACGGCCTGAGCCGGCAGTCCGCTGCCTGTCAATAACTCACCAACATACAGGCCATTTGTCGAAGCCAGACCCGTCACGGCAGCCGAACCTAATGTCAATTGACAGGCCCGATTGGTTGCAGGAACGTACATATCAAGCAAAAGTGTTCCATTGCTGACCACCGCGCCTCCACTGATAGTCCCGTTCATGCGCGAAATTTCGAGGATGCCATCCCCTTTCTTCATGATCGTAACGGGAAATCCCGCCGGCTCCCTCAGGGGAATATCCAAGACCATCTCCGAAACCCCAGCCGCCAACCCGACAGCGTTCGAGACGGTGAACGTCCGTGTTGCCGCCGCCCCCGTATTCATATCCATAAATTGAACGAGGTTAGTCCGGTTGATTGTTGTAATGATTGCCTGATTCGAGGATGCGGCAGAACAGGACACATCCGTGTAGAGCTTGAAGGAGTGGAAACTGTTTAAGGATATCTGACTGATCAGCCCACCATCTCCAAAAACCAACCCAGTCCCGGGAGTATTGACGGTCACTGCGGCGGACCCCGAGAACGCATTCCCAAACGTCATCACTCCTCCATCAAAAGTCAGAAGCCCGCTAAAGGTATAACTTGCAGTCCCATCAGGTATCTGCAGCAAACCTTCGCGGCGCACCGTGATACTTGAGTTCGTCACGATCGCGCCAGTACGCACAGCGAAAGTACTGCCCGCCTCAACAAACAGCGGACCAGGGATTGAGCCAGCCACTTCTCCTATGATTGTACCGCCGTTAACGAAGGTCCCACCGGAATAGCTGTTGGCGCTATACAAATGGAGAATCTTATTTCCAGCTTTTGTCAGTGCGATTGGCCCGACAATGGCCGAGTACACCGAAATCTCGGCCGATCCAGCCTGAAGTCCCGTAAGCACATTCAACTCATTGGTTCCAGACGTAATGCTACCGTTTGTGATAATGAGATTTCCACTCGACGCAGCGCAGAGCCCAATCAATCCCGATCTCACCGTCAACACATCACTGGTCGATGAACCAATAGTCAGGACTGTTTTTGACGACGGGCCATTGACGCTAAGCGAATCGATGGATGTCCCATTGGGAATCACGCCTGTCGGGGCGGGAGTTGCATTTGTAATCGCATAGTTGGCATTACCGCCCCATGTACTCAGGTCGCTGGGCGCCTGGGTAACTGGAACGATCTCGAGCGTATTAGAGGGGGATAACCTCACGGGCGCGGCACCCTCCGTAGCCATCCATGGAATCACCACGCCAGGCTGAATTCCGTTAGACACCACCAAGTCAACCAGCAAAGCCTCATTCGGGAACGAGCCGGAAGCTTGAATCTGACATGCTCCTTTTCCATCCACCCCCCTGTCAAAACCGGAAGTCGGATGAGTCAGCATGAGTTTTGGCTTGGGGCTGCTCGCAGTATTGAACCTCAAGTAGCCAAAAGGACTTAGAGAGATCCGGGAGATCATCTGGGTTGAGGCAGCATTGGCGCCACTGTACCGGAACACGTCGTCTTCCGTTCCTTGTTTCCTTGACAACCTGATCACCGCATCAGATTTCAGTTGATTGTTATTCCCGGCAGCGCAAG from bacterium includes these protein-coding regions:
- a CDS encoding autotransporter-associated beta strand repeat-containing protein; the protein is MLTHPTSGFDRGVDGKGACQIQASGSFPNEALLVDLVVSNGIQPGVVIPWMATEGAAPVRLSPSNTLEIVPVTQAPSDLSTWGGNANYAITNATPAPTGVIPNGTSIDSLSVNGPSSKTVLTIGSSTSDVLTVRSGLIGLCAASSGNLIITNGSITSGTNELNVLTGLQAGSAEISVYSAIVGPIALTKAGNKILHLYSANSYSGGTFVNGGTIIGEVAGSIPGPLFVEAGSTFAVRTGAIVTNSSITVRREGLLQIPDGTASYTFSGLLTFDGGVMTFGNAFSGSAAVTVNTPGTGLVFGDGGLISQISLNSFHSFKLYTDVSCSAASSNQAIITTINRTNLVQFMDMNTGAAATRTFTVSNAVGLAAGVSEMVLDIPLREPAGFPVTIMKKGDGILEISRMNGTISGGAVVSNGTLLLDMYVPATNRACQLTLGSAAVTGLASTNGLYVGELLTGSGLPAQAVIKSIDSASQVTLTVNASSTTNYSVRFPACGSLGTGSVTVAGSGTLDGVGVGGNVTVKTGGTLAPGTTTNIMSTFNVGGNLLVESGGILSVDLTASSNDVVAVAGTADITGAILAVNGPKPVVGQTLTILTATSVAGTFATVPDGYSVKTVGNTLQLSRAAAGFVFSVE